One Rossellomorea aquimaris DNA window includes the following coding sequences:
- a CDS encoding TatD family hydrolase, whose protein sequence is MLFDTHVHLNAEQFDEDLEEVISRAREAGVENMVVVGFDRPTINRAMELIEQYEFLYASIGWHPVDAIDMKDEDLAWIEELSNHPKVVAIGEMGLDYHWDKSPKDVQKEVFRKQIHLAKKVKLPIIIHNRDATQDIVDILREEGAEEVGGIMHCFSGSPEIAQECVDMNFYISLGGPVTFKNAKKPKEVAKEIPLEKLLIETDCPYLAPHPNRGKRNEPAYVKLVAEQIAELKEVSLEEVENITTENAKKLFNIN, encoded by the coding sequence ATGCTATTTGATACACATGTTCATTTGAATGCTGAACAATTTGACGAAGATCTGGAGGAGGTAATTTCAAGAGCAAGAGAAGCTGGAGTTGAAAATATGGTTGTAGTTGGCTTTGATCGTCCAACGATTAACCGGGCAATGGAGCTCATTGAGCAATATGAATTTTTATATGCCAGCATCGGTTGGCACCCAGTGGATGCAATTGATATGAAGGATGAAGATTTAGCTTGGATAGAAGAGCTCTCAAATCACCCTAAAGTAGTTGCCATAGGGGAAATGGGACTCGATTATCACTGGGATAAATCACCGAAAGATGTTCAAAAAGAAGTGTTTCGAAAACAGATTCATTTAGCTAAAAAGGTAAAACTCCCAATTATTATACACAACCGTGATGCCACACAAGATATAGTGGATATCCTCAGGGAAGAAGGAGCAGAGGAAGTTGGAGGGATCATGCATTGCTTCAGCGGAAGTCCTGAAATTGCTCAAGAATGTGTGGATATGAATTTCTACATTTCTCTGGGAGGCCCCGTAACCTTTAAAAATGCGAAAAAGCCAAAAGAAGTAGCAAAAGAAATTCCGTTGGAAAAGCTTCTGATCGAAACAGACTGTCCTTATTTAGCACCTCACCCGAACAGAGGGAAGCGAAATGAACCTGCATATGTGAAGCTGGTAGCAGAACAGATTGCGGAGCTTAAGGAAGTTTCATTAGAAGAAGTAGAGAACATAACAACCGAAAATGCAAAAAAGTTATTCAACATAAACTGA
- the metG gene encoding methionine--tRNA ligase, with translation MEEKLNTFYITTPIYYPSGNLHIGHAYTTVAGDAMARYKRMRGFDVMYLTGTDEHGQKIQRKAQEEGITPQEYVDGIVSGIKDLWGKLDISYDDFIRTTEKRHKDIVEKIFHQLVKQGDIYLDQYEGWYCTPCESFFTERQLENGNCPDCGRPVEKVKEESYFFKMSKYADRLLAYYEENPEFIQPESRKNEMVNNFIKPGLEDLAVSRTTFDWGVKVPGDPKHVIYVWIDALSNYITALGYGSEKDTNYLKYWPADVHLVGKEIVRFHTIYWPIMLMALDLPLPKKVFAHGWLLMKDGKMSKSKGNVVDPVTLIDRYGLDSLRYYLLREVPFGSDGVFTPEGFVERINFDLANDLGNLLNRTVAMINKYFDGVIPTYVDSNGEFDQALLDMNKETVNKYEEAMENMEFSVALSSLWQLISRTNKYIDETQPWALAKDESKKDELGSVMSHLAESLRRVAVLLQPFLTRTPKKIFEQLNLHDERMHTWESLESFGAIPAGTEVVKKGEPIFPRLELQEEVNFIKEKMQGSAPVVEEKKDPAKEESEEIGIDDFMKVELRVAEVIGAEPVKKADKLLKLQLDLGFEKRQVVSGIAKFYQPDELVGKKVICVTNLKPVKLRGELSQGMILAGEENGTLSLASIDQSLPNGTKVK, from the coding sequence GTGGAAGAAAAGTTGAACACCTTCTATATTACAACACCAATTTATTACCCAAGTGGAAATTTACATATTGGACATGCTTACACCACGGTGGCTGGTGATGCAATGGCCCGTTATAAGAGAATGCGTGGATTCGATGTCATGTACCTGACAGGAACGGACGAGCATGGACAGAAAATTCAACGTAAAGCTCAGGAAGAAGGAATTACTCCTCAAGAATATGTAGACGGGATTGTTAGTGGAATTAAAGATCTATGGGGGAAATTGGATATTTCATATGATGACTTTATCCGTACGACAGAGAAGCGTCATAAGGATATCGTGGAAAAAATCTTCCATCAGCTTGTGAAACAAGGAGATATTTACTTGGACCAGTATGAAGGCTGGTATTGTACACCTTGTGAATCCTTCTTTACTGAGCGTCAATTAGAAAACGGAAACTGTCCTGATTGCGGCAGACCCGTTGAAAAAGTAAAGGAAGAATCGTACTTCTTCAAAATGAGCAAATACGCTGACCGCCTTCTTGCTTACTATGAAGAAAACCCTGAATTCATTCAGCCTGAGTCCCGGAAGAATGAGATGGTGAATAACTTCATCAAGCCTGGATTAGAAGACTTGGCTGTTTCAAGAACAACCTTTGACTGGGGAGTGAAAGTACCGGGAGATCCCAAGCATGTCATTTACGTGTGGATTGATGCCCTTTCCAACTATATTACAGCTCTGGGCTACGGCAGTGAAAAAGATACAAATTACTTAAAGTACTGGCCTGCGGATGTTCACTTGGTCGGAAAGGAAATCGTTCGTTTCCATACGATTTATTGGCCGATCATGTTAATGGCTTTAGATCTTCCGCTTCCTAAGAAGGTTTTCGCTCATGGATGGCTTCTGATGAAAGACGGGAAAATGTCAAAATCAAAAGGGAATGTAGTCGATCCTGTCACACTTATTGATCGTTACGGCCTTGATTCTCTTCGTTACTATCTGTTAAGAGAAGTGCCATTCGGTTCTGATGGAGTCTTTACGCCTGAAGGATTTGTTGAGCGCATCAACTTCGACTTAGCAAATGACTTAGGAAACCTGTTAAATCGTACAGTGGCCATGATCAATAAATATTTTGATGGAGTCATTCCGACATATGTTGATTCTAACGGTGAATTCGATCAAGCCCTCCTGGATATGAACAAAGAAACAGTGAATAAATATGAAGAAGCAATGGAAAACATGGAGTTTTCTGTAGCTCTGTCCAGTCTGTGGCAGTTAATCAGCCGCACGAATAAATACATTGATGAAACTCAGCCTTGGGCCCTTGCTAAAGACGAAAGCAAAAAAGACGAGCTGGGCAGTGTGATGAGTCATTTAGCTGAATCATTAAGAAGAGTCGCCGTTCTTTTACAACCGTTCTTAACAAGAACCCCTAAGAAGATTTTTGAACAATTGAACCTTCATGATGAAAGAATGCACACATGGGAAAGTTTGGAGAGTTTCGGAGCTATTCCAGCAGGAACTGAAGTGGTGAAAAAAGGAGAACCGATTTTCCCACGACTTGAACTTCAGGAAGAGGTAAACTTCATCAAAGAGAAAATGCAGGGGTCTGCTCCTGTTGTCGAAGAAAAGAAGGATCCTGCTAAAGAAGAATCAGAGGAAATCGGAATTGATGATTTCATGAAAGTTGAGCTTCGCGTAGCGGAGGTCATTGGTGCTGAGCCGGTTAAAAAAGCGGATAAGCTGTTGAAGCTGCAATTGGATCTTGGTTTTGAAAAACGTCAAGTTGTGTCGGGAATTGCTAAATTCTATCAGCCGGATGAATTGGTTGGGAAAAAAGTGATTTGTGTGACAAACTTGAAGCCGGTAAAACTGCGTGGAGAACTTTCACAAGGAATGATTCTTGCTGGTGAAGAAAATGGAACACTGTCTCTTGCTTCCATCGACCAATCTTTACCAAATGGAACAAAAGTAAAATAA
- a CDS encoding alpha/beta-type small acid-soluble spore protein produces MSRRRGIMSDQLKEEIAQELGFYDVVQKDGWGGITSRDAGNMVKRAVERASQQLSENRPH; encoded by the coding sequence ATGAGCAGAAGAAGAGGAATCATGTCTGATCAATTAAAAGAAGAAATCGCTCAGGAATTGGGATTCTATGATGTTGTTCAGAAGGATGGTTGGGGTGGAATCACGTCACGAGATGCAGGTAATATGGTGAAGCGCGCAGTTGAGCGCGCAAGTCAGCAATTATCTGAAAATCGTCCTCACTAA
- a CDS encoding Veg family protein, with translation MPKTLADIKRSLDSNLGKRLMLKANGGRRKTIERSGVLAETYPSVFVVQLDQEENAFERVSYSYADVLTETVQLTFYDEATGNIIFSQQ, from the coding sequence ATGCCAAAAACATTAGCCGACATTAAAAGATCCCTCGATTCTAATCTTGGGAAACGTTTAATGCTTAAAGCAAACGGTGGACGTCGAAAAACAATTGAGCGTTCAGGTGTTCTAGCCGAAACGTATCCTTCTGTATTCGTGGTTCAACTGGATCAAGAAGAGAATGCGTTCGAACGAGTTTCTTACAGCTATGCAGATGTTCTCACTGAGACAGTTCAATTAACATTTTATGATGAAGCAACAGGAAATATCATCTTTAGCCAGCAGTAG
- a CDS encoding stage 0 sporulation family protein, which produces MYDVVGVRFKKAGKIYYFDPGELDIQKDSYVIVETVRGVEFGKVVVERKQVGENDVVLPLKKVIRIADQKDRLIVDENKSSATEAYNVCCDKINQHQLDMKLVDVEYTFDRNKVIFYFTADGRVDFRELVKDLASIFRTRIELRQIGVRDEAKMLGGIGPCGRMLCCSTFLGDFEPVSIKMAKDQNLSLNPTKISGLCGRLMCCLKYENDEYEAAKAELPDIGEVIKTPHGKGKVVGLNILERILQVDIKEEERVLEFTLDEIMNVGAVSFQATE; this is translated from the coding sequence TTGTACGATGTTGTAGGTGTACGCTTTAAAAAAGCGGGTAAAATCTATTATTTCGATCCGGGTGAATTGGATATTCAAAAAGATTCTTATGTAATCGTTGAAACCGTTCGCGGGGTCGAATTTGGAAAAGTAGTCGTAGAGAGAAAGCAAGTCGGAGAAAATGATGTAGTGCTTCCATTGAAAAAAGTGATTCGTATCGCTGATCAAAAAGATCGATTAATCGTAGATGAGAACAAATCATCTGCGACGGAAGCCTACAATGTATGTTGTGATAAAATTAATCAGCACCAATTAGATATGAAACTGGTGGATGTAGAGTATACATTTGATCGTAACAAAGTCATATTCTATTTTACGGCTGATGGACGAGTTGATTTCCGAGAGCTAGTAAAAGATCTAGCTTCCATTTTCCGTACGCGCATAGAACTTCGTCAGATTGGCGTTCGAGACGAAGCGAAAATGCTGGGTGGTATTGGTCCTTGTGGCCGCATGCTATGTTGTTCTACCTTTTTAGGTGATTTTGAGCCGGTGTCCATCAAGATGGCAAAGGATCAAAATCTATCCCTTAATCCAACGAAGATTTCAGGTTTATGCGGACGTTTAATGTGCTGTCTGAAATACGAGAATGACGAGTATGAAGCAGCGAAAGCTGAATTACCTGATATCGGAGAAGTGATTAAGACACCTCATGGAAAAGGTAAAGTGGTAGGTCTTAATATTCTGGAACGTATTCTTCAAGTGGATATTAAAGAAGAAGAACGGGTTCTGGAATTCACATTAGATGAAATCATGAACGTGGGTGCCGTATCATTCCAAGCCACAGAGTAA
- the yabG gene encoding sporulation peptidase YabG produces the protein MNIEINDVVGRLSYQCDILFRVIDIRMMDGQKTAVLYGEDFRLIADAPFHDLKKMDPREQERITQEYRSKEEQSLDLFRQDIELLKYKQEYRVTNAYRDDYNYFQVPGKVLHLDGDPSYLRKCLDLYEKIGVPVKGVHCSETEMPEQIGALIDKYRPNIIVLTGHDAYSKAKGTKADINAYRHSKYFVQAVREARSKSPHLDQLVIFAGACQSHFESLIHAGANFASSPSRVNIHALDPVYIVAKICFTGFKDSVNVWDVIRNTLTGDKGLGGIETKGVLRTGMPYKITDEE, from the coding sequence GTGAATATCGAAATCAATGATGTCGTAGGTCGCCTTTCATATCAATGTGATATTTTATTCAGAGTCATAGATATCCGCATGATGGATGGCCAAAAAACGGCAGTACTGTATGGTGAAGATTTTCGATTAATAGCGGATGCTCCTTTTCATGATTTGAAGAAGATGGACCCTAGAGAGCAGGAACGTATTACACAGGAGTATCGTTCAAAAGAGGAACAATCTCTTGACCTATTTCGTCAGGATATAGAGCTTCTTAAGTATAAGCAGGAATATAGGGTAACGAATGCTTATCGAGACGATTATAACTATTTCCAGGTTCCAGGGAAAGTGCTTCATCTTGATGGAGATCCCAGCTATTTAAGAAAGTGTCTAGATCTTTATGAAAAAATTGGTGTCCCGGTAAAAGGTGTTCACTGCAGCGAGACAGAGATGCCTGAACAGATTGGGGCGCTTATCGATAAATATAGACCGAATATTATTGTTTTGACGGGTCACGATGCCTATTCCAAGGCGAAAGGGACCAAAGCCGATATTAACGCCTATCGGCATTCTAAATATTTTGTTCAGGCAGTGCGGGAAGCACGCAGCAAATCTCCACACCTGGATCAGTTAGTGATCTTTGCAGGTGCTTGTCAATCCCACTTTGAATCACTGATCCATGCTGGAGCCAATTTTGCCAGCTCCCCCTCCAGAGTCAATATTCATGCATTGGACCCCGTGTATATCGTGGCTAAGATTTGTTTTACCGGGTTTAAGGACTCGGTTAATGTGTGGGACGTCATCCGCAATACATTAACCGGGGACAAAGGGCTTGGCGGAATCGAGACGAAGGGTGTCCTTCGTACAGGGATGCCATATAAAATTACAGACGAAGAATAG
- the rnmV gene encoding ribonuclease M5 codes for MKIKEIIVVEGKDDTVAIQRAVNADTIETNGSAVSPATIEKIKHAQEKRGVIIFTDPDYPGERIRKIVSDAVPGCKHAFVHKKDALPKSGRGIGVEHASPDIIRESLREAHVLDVEQEEVISKEDLIDAGLIGSPQSKDRRIALGEKLRIGYTNGKQLHKRLRMFNIQKEEFKKALMEIIQEEENA; via the coding sequence ATGAAAATTAAAGAAATCATCGTAGTGGAAGGAAAGGATGATACGGTAGCCATCCAACGTGCTGTCAATGCAGATACGATTGAAACGAATGGTTCTGCTGTTTCTCCGGCTACTATAGAAAAAATAAAACACGCCCAGGAAAAAAGAGGCGTAATCATCTTTACCGATCCGGACTACCCGGGTGAACGTATCCGGAAGATTGTGAGTGATGCGGTACCGGGTTGTAAGCACGCCTTTGTACATAAGAAGGATGCGCTGCCAAAGTCAGGAAGAGGGATAGGTGTAGAACATGCTTCACCAGATATCATAAGAGAGTCTTTAAGAGAGGCTCATGTGCTGGACGTTGAGCAGGAAGAGGTCATTTCGAAAGAGGATTTAATCGATGCAGGCTTAATCGGGAGTCCTCAGTCGAAGGATCGAAGAATTGCACTTGGTGAGAAGCTTAGAATCGGATACACTAATGGAAAACAGCTGCACAAACGATTAAGGATGTTCAATATTCAAAAAGAAGAGTTTAAGAAAGCTTTAATGGAAATTATTCAGGAGGAAGAAAATGCATAA
- a CDS encoding tRNA1(Val) (adenine(37)-N6)-methyltransferase — protein sequence MVELKEDERLDYLLAENMRIIQSTSVFSFSTDAVLLAHFSYLPIHKGKVVDLCSGNGIIPLLLSARTNVDITGVEIQERLFDMAQRSVVYNGRQDQISMKLGDVKEIDQLLHHSHYDVVTCNPPYFNTPPGDKRNVNEHYAIARHEILCSLEDTIKASSYLLKQGGKASFVHRPGRLMDILSLMRKHRLEPKRLRFVYPKPGREANTILIEGIKDGKPDLKILPPLYVYDEQNKYSREVYDMLFGKNEDKD from the coding sequence ATGGTCGAGTTAAAAGAAGATGAACGTTTAGATTATTTATTGGCTGAAAATATGAGGATCATTCAAAGTACATCTGTTTTCTCCTTTTCAACAGATGCTGTACTATTGGCCCATTTTAGCTATTTACCGATTCACAAAGGGAAAGTGGTTGATCTATGTTCAGGTAACGGCATCATCCCTTTATTACTAAGTGCGAGAACCAACGTTGATATTACGGGGGTGGAGATTCAAGAAAGATTATTTGATATGGCACAGAGAAGTGTCGTGTATAATGGTCGCCAAGATCAAATATCCATGAAGCTGGGGGATGTGAAGGAGATCGATCAGCTCCTTCATCATTCACACTATGATGTCGTAACATGTAATCCTCCATACTTTAATACTCCACCCGGTGATAAAAGAAACGTAAACGAACACTATGCGATCGCCCGTCATGAAATCCTTTGTTCCCTTGAGGATACTATTAAAGCTTCAAGCTATCTCCTGAAGCAAGGAGGAAAGGCTTCCTTCGTCCATCGTCCAGGTCGTTTGATGGACATCCTCTCGTTGATGAGGAAGCATCGTCTCGAGCCGAAAAGATTGCGCTTTGTATATCCGAAGCCAGGAAGAGAAGCCAACACCATCTTAATAGAAGGAATAAAAGATGGGAAACCCGACCTAAAAATCCTTCCACCCCTTTATGTGTACGATGAACAGAACAAATACTCAAGGGAAGTATATGATATGCTGTTTGGAAAGAATGAAGATAAGGACTAA
- the rsmA gene encoding 16S rRNA (adenine(1518)-N(6)/adenine(1519)-N(6))-dimethyltransferase RsmA, with protein MHKDIATPIRTKEILSKYGFSFKKSLGQNFLIDPNILRNITEYAGLSEKTAAIEIGPGIGALTEHLARTSGKVVAFEIDQRLIPILDDTLSPYKNIKIINEDILEADVEAIINKEFEGFEDIMVVANLPYYVTTPIILKLLMERLPIRGICVMLQKEVGDRISAKPGTKAYGSLSIAIQYYTEAEMVMTVPKTVFMPQPNVDSAVIRLTKREKPPVEVISEDFFFTVTRSSFAQRRKTILNNLSSQLPQGKEKKDMILEALSAAGIEPTRRGETLSIQEFGQLSDALYPNFN; from the coding sequence ATGCATAAAGATATTGCCACCCCGATACGCACGAAAGAGATATTAAGTAAGTATGGTTTCTCGTTTAAAAAGAGCCTGGGTCAAAACTTTTTGATCGACCCCAATATCCTCAGGAACATAACGGAATACGCAGGGTTATCTGAGAAAACCGCAGCCATTGAGATTGGACCTGGAATCGGTGCGTTAACAGAACATCTTGCGCGTACCTCAGGGAAGGTCGTTGCATTTGAAATCGATCAGCGACTCATTCCTATCTTGGATGATACATTATCCCCTTACAAAAACATTAAAATCATCAATGAAGATATATTAGAGGCGGATGTAGAAGCCATTATTAATAAAGAGTTTGAAGGGTTCGAAGACATTATGGTAGTGGCAAATCTCCCTTATTACGTCACAACACCTATCATTCTTAAGCTGTTGATGGAGCGTCTTCCAATCCGGGGAATCTGTGTCATGCTTCAAAAAGAAGTGGGAGACCGTATTTCAGCTAAGCCCGGAACAAAAGCTTACGGATCTCTTTCGATTGCCATACAATACTATACAGAGGCCGAGATGGTCATGACTGTCCCGAAAACGGTCTTTATGCCGCAGCCGAATGTGGACTCAGCCGTCATCCGTCTAACGAAGCGTGAGAAGCCTCCTGTCGAGGTGATCAGTGAAGACTTCTTCTTTACCGTTACACGCTCGTCTTTTGCTCAAAGAAGAAAGACGATCCTGAACAATTTAAGCAGTCAGCTTCCCCAAGGAAAGGAAAAGAAAGACATGATCCTTGAGGCCTTATCTGCAGCCGGGATTGAACCTACACGCCGTGGAGAGACACTGTCGATACAGGAATTCGGCCAGTTGAGTGATGCGTTATACCCGAACTTTAATTAA
- a CDS encoding ubiquitin-like domain-containing protein — MKFKAMKSLFSKSLSRRKWIVTIGTLVTSAAVFGILFYEGSKNTVALTLDGEQKEIRTHANTIQDILKELEISTRSQDYLYPSGNTKVSNNMNIVWEPAKQVEVVVGDQTKKVWTTADTVKELLSENEIKVGEHDKVKPGLSEKVTGDMNVKIDTAFSLKLVNGGKEQKVWSTSTTVADFLKQQGITLKKSDRVEPSLDKVVKANDVVNVVRVEKVTDVVEETKDFTIISKKDSDLSKGKEKVVQEGKNGLVEKKFEVVKENGKEVSRKLVSEKVVKESQDKIINVGTKVLVAQVSRGSSSSNSSATASAAPSGGREFYVSSTAYTASCNGCSGFTATGINLKSNPNVKVIAVDPSVIPLGTKVYVEGYGYAVAADTGGAIKGNKIDVFFPSKSDAYRWGRKTIKVKILN, encoded by the coding sequence ATGAAGTTTAAAGCCATGAAAAGCCTGTTTTCCAAGTCTTTGAGTCGAAGGAAATGGATTGTTACAATCGGAACATTGGTAACATCTGCAGCTGTATTTGGAATTCTTTTTTATGAAGGATCTAAAAACACTGTGGCATTGACCTTAGACGGCGAGCAAAAAGAGATTAGGACGCATGCGAATACAATTCAAGATATATTAAAAGAATTAGAGATTTCAACCCGCTCACAAGACTATTTGTACCCTTCGGGGAATACGAAGGTCTCAAATAACATGAATATTGTTTGGGAACCGGCAAAACAGGTAGAAGTAGTAGTAGGGGATCAGACGAAAAAGGTCTGGACGACTGCTGATACAGTAAAAGAGTTACTCTCTGAAAATGAAATTAAAGTAGGAGAACATGATAAGGTCAAACCCGGCTTATCAGAAAAGGTAACAGGGGACATGAATGTGAAGATTGATACCGCATTTTCACTTAAGCTTGTGAACGGCGGAAAAGAACAAAAGGTATGGTCTACTTCGACTACGGTCGCTGACTTTTTAAAGCAACAAGGAATTACTCTAAAGAAATCAGACCGTGTTGAACCAAGTTTAGACAAAGTTGTTAAAGCAAATGATGTCGTAAATGTCGTTCGAGTTGAAAAAGTCACCGATGTAGTGGAAGAGACAAAGGATTTCACCATTATTTCCAAGAAGGATTCCGATCTTTCAAAAGGGAAAGAGAAGGTCGTTCAAGAAGGTAAAAACGGCTTGGTTGAAAAGAAATTTGAAGTTGTGAAAGAGAACGGCAAAGAGGTTTCCAGAAAATTAGTCAGTGAAAAAGTAGTGAAAGAAAGCCAGGATAAAATCATTAATGTCGGAACAAAGGTTTTGGTGGCTCAAGTTTCACGTGGAAGTTCATCATCTAATTCATCTGCAACAGCCTCAGCTGCTCCAAGTGGAGGAAGAGAGTTTTATGTGAGCTCTACAGCTTACACTGCATCTTGTAACGGATGCTCTGGCTTTACAGCTACAGGAATCAACCTGAAATCAAATCCGAATGTAAAAGTGATTGCAGTAGACCCTTCTGTCATTCCTTTAGGAACAAAGGTATATGTAGAGGGCTATGGCTATGCCGTAGCTGCAGATACGGGTGGAGCAATCAAAGGGAACAAAATTGATGTATTCTTCCCGTCTAAATCAGATGCCTATCGTTGGGGAAGAAAAACAATAAAAGTAAAAATATTAAACTAA
- the rsmI gene encoding 16S rRNA (cytidine(1402)-2'-O)-methyltransferase, whose amino-acid sequence MNQQKSFQDSEKGSLYLVPTPIGNLEDMTFRAIRMMKEAAVIAAEDTRNTKKLCNYFEIDTPIISYHEHNKETSGQKLIERMERGELVALVSDAGMPSISDPGYELVKEAIDHEIAVIPLPGANAALTALIASGLAPQPFYFYGFLHRGKKDKRAELATLKTLEDTFILYESPHRLKETLKELYGALGNRQIVICRELTKKFEEFIRGSLEEVMEWANDGEVRGEFCLLIEGAGPLEKEEEEAWWSNYSLLDHVQHYMNEKNMSSKEAIKQVSKERSLPKREVYQAYHVE is encoded by the coding sequence ATGAACCAGCAGAAAAGCTTCCAAGATAGTGAAAAAGGAAGTTTGTATCTTGTCCCTACACCGATCGGGAATTTAGAGGATATGACGTTTCGTGCAATCCGCATGATGAAAGAAGCGGCAGTGATTGCTGCTGAAGATACAAGAAATACTAAAAAATTATGTAACTACTTTGAAATTGATACGCCGATCATCAGCTATCATGAGCACAATAAAGAAACGAGCGGACAGAAGCTGATTGAACGTATGGAAAGAGGCGAGCTCGTTGCCCTTGTAAGTGATGCAGGAATGCCATCCATTTCGGATCCGGGTTACGAACTGGTGAAAGAAGCAATCGATCACGAAATTGCTGTCATTCCATTACCGGGGGCTAATGCGGCTCTTACAGCTTTAATCGCTTCAGGATTGGCTCCGCAGCCATTTTATTTCTATGGGTTTTTACATAGAGGGAAGAAAGATAAAAGAGCGGAGCTTGCGACACTTAAAACACTGGAAGACACATTTATCCTGTATGAATCACCACACAGATTAAAAGAAACATTAAAAGAATTATATGGGGCTCTGGGAAATAGACAAATCGTCATTTGTCGTGAGCTCACGAAGAAGTTCGAGGAATTCATCCGTGGATCCCTGGAAGAAGTAATGGAATGGGCAAACGATGGGGAAGTACGAGGTGAATTCTGCTTATTAATTGAAGGAGCGGGTCCTTTGGAAAAAGAAGAGGAAGAGGCCTGGTGGAGCAACTACTCCCTTCTGGATCATGTGCAGCATTACATGAACGAAAAAAACATGTCCTCCAAAGAAGCCATCAAACAAGTCTCAAAAGAACGCTCCCTTCCAAAACGGGAAGTTTATCAAGCCTATCATGTTGAATAG
- the yabA gene encoding DNA replication initiation control protein YabA, translated as MDKKEFFDSVSNMEQQIGHLYHQLGELKQCLAEMLEENNSLKLENEHLRRRLEQTENSPKKVQTNSDAGTTSESDLEDKTLDIGEGYDNLARLYQEGFHICNIHFGSPRKDEDCLFCLSFLNKK; from the coding sequence GTGGATAAAAAAGAGTTCTTTGATTCAGTCAGTAACATGGAACAACAAATTGGTCATTTATATCATCAATTAGGTGAGCTCAAGCAATGTCTAGCTGAAATGTTGGAAGAGAATAATTCGTTGAAGCTTGAAAATGAGCATTTGCGCCGTAGACTGGAACAAACAGAGAACTCACCAAAAAAGGTACAAACAAACAGCGATGCGGGTACAACGAGTGAGTCAGACTTAGAAGATAAAACACTGGATATAGGAGAAGGGTATGACAACCTTGCTCGATTATACCAGGAAGGATTCCATATTTGTAATATACATTTCGGAAGTCCACGGAAGGATGAAGATTGTTTATTCTGCCTCTCATTCTTAAATAAGAAATAG
- a CDS encoding AbrB/MazE/SpoVT family DNA-binding domain-containing protein: protein MKSTGIVRKVDELGRVVIPIELRRTLGIAEKDALEIYVDDERIILKKYKPSMTCQITGEVSDDNIKLANGKLVLSREGADQLLKEIQDSLQTK from the coding sequence ATGAAGTCTACAGGTATTGTAAGAAAAGTTGATGAATTAGGTCGTGTCGTTATCCCTATCGAATTACGTCGTACATTGGGTATTGCTGAGAAAGATGCTTTAGAAATCTATGTTGACGATGAAAGAATCATCTTAAAGAAATATAAGCCAAGCATGACTTGCCAAATCACTGGTGAAGTTTCTGATGATAACATCAAGCTTGCTAACGGTAAATTGGTTCTTAGCCGTGAAGGTGCAGATCAATTACTAAAAGAAATCCAGGATTCACTACAAACAAAATAA